In one window of Eubalaena glacialis isolate mEubGla1 chromosome 13, mEubGla1.1.hap2.+ XY, whole genome shotgun sequence DNA:
- the TSHZ2 gene encoding teashirt homolog 2 isoform X3, which translates to MPRRKQQAPKRAAGYAQEEQLKEEEEIKEEEEEEDSGSVAQLQGSNDPGTDEELETGPEQKGCFSYQNSPGSHLSNQDAENESLLSDASDQVSDIKSVCGRDALDKKASVHPKLPNEAHSCMDKMTAVYANILSDSYWSGLGLGFKLSNSERRNCDPRNGSNKTDFDWHQDALCKSLQQNLPSRSVSKPSLFSSVQLYRQSSKMCGTVFTGASRFRCRQCSAAYDTLVELTVHMNETGHYQDDNRKKDKLRPTSYSKPRKRAFQDMDKEDAQKVLKCMFCGDSFDSLQDLSVHMIKTKHYQKVPLKEPVPTISSKMVTPAKKRIFDINRPCSPDSTTGSFADSFPSQKNANLQLSSNNRYGYQNGASYTWQFEACKSQILKCMECGSSHDTLQQLTTHMMVTGHFLKVTSSASKKGKQLVLDPLAVEKMQSLSDAPNSDSLAPKPSSNSASDCTASTTELKRESKQEKAEQINKDEKVMKSEDYEDPLQKPLDPTIKYQYLREEDLEDGSKGGGDILKSLENTVTTAINKAQNGAPSWSAYPSIHAAYQLSEGTKPALPMGSQVLQIRPNLTNKLRPIAPKWKVMPLVSVPTSLAPYTQVKKEPEDRDEVVKECGKESPHEEASSCSHSEGDSFSKCEPPSESKKAEPCPLKEEDKRMKEGGEKEKPQPLEPASSLSNGCALAHHASALPCISPLSALQSVLNIHLGEATEPLRSPSRASPSASAMATFRKSHLSVTDKPVLSPVSTRPASVSRRYLFENSDQPIDLTKSKSKKAESSQAQSCTSPPQKHALSDIADMVKVLPKATTPKPAASSRVPPVKLEMEVRRFEDVSSEVSTLHKRKGRQSNWNPQHLLILQAQFASSLFQTSEGKYLLSDLGPQERMQISKFTGLSMTTISHWLANVKYQLRKTGGTKFLKNMDKGHPIFYCSDCASQFRTPSTYIGHLESHLGFQMKDMTRMAVEQQSKAEQEISRVSSAQRSPETIAGEEDTDSKFKS; encoded by the coding sequence GCTACGCCCAGGAAGAACagctgaaggaagaggaggaaataaaagaagaggaggaagaggaagacagtGGTTCGGTAGCTCAACTTCAGGGCAGCAATGACCCAGGGACAGACGAGGAGCTAGAAACGGGCCCCGAGCAGAAAGGCTGCTTCAGCTACCAGAACTCTCCAGGAAGTCACCTGTCCAATCAGGACGCCGAGAATGAGTCCTTGCTGAGTGATGCCAGTGATCAGGTGTCAGACATCAAGAGTGTGTGCGGCCGAGATGCCTTGGACAAGAAAGCAAGCGTGCACCCCAAGCTTCCAAACGAAGCCCACAGTTGCATGGATAAAATGACCGCCGTCTACGCCAACATCTTGTCTGATTCCTACTGGTCGGGCCTGGGTCTTGGCTTTAAACTGTCCAACAGCGAGAGGCGGAATTGTGACCCCCGAAATGGCAGCAACAAGACTGATTTCGATTGGCACCAAGACGCTCTGTGCAAAAGCCTACAGCAGAACTTGCCTTCCAGATCCGTGTCGAAGCCCAGCCTGTTCAGCTCGGTCCAGCTGTACCGGCAGAGCAGTAAGATGTGCGGGACCGTTTTCACCGGGGCCAGCAGGTTCCGGTGTCGGCAGTGCAGCGCCGCCTATGATACCCTGGTCGAGTTGACTGTGCACATGAACGAAACGGGCCACTATCAAGATGACAACCGCAAAAAGGACAAGCTCAGACCCACGAGCTATTCAAAGCCCCGGAAAAGGGCTTTCCAGGATATGGACAAAGAGGATGCTCAAAAGGTCCTGAAATGTATGTTTTGTGGCGACTCCTTCGATTCCCTCCAAGATTTGAGTGTCCACATGATCAAAACGAAACATTACCAAAAAGTGCCTTTGAAGGAACCAGTACCAACCATTTCGTCGAAAATGGTCACTCCGGCGAAGAAACGCATCTTTGACATCAATCGGCCATGTTCCCCCGATTCGACCACAGGATCGTTTGCAGATTCGTTTCCTTCTCAGAAGAACGCCAACTTACAGCTGTCCTCCAACAATCGCTACGGCTACCAAAATGGCGCCAGCTACACCTGGCAGTTTGAGGCCTGCAAGTCCCAGATCTTGAAGTGCATGGAGTGTGGGAGCTCCCACGATACTTTGCAGCAGCTCACCACCCACATGATGGTCACCGgtcactttctcaaggtcaccagCTCTGCCTCCAAGAAAGGGAAGCAGCTGGTGCTAGACCCACTCGCCGTGGAGAAGATGCAGTCGTTGTCAGACGCCCCTAACAGTGATTCTCTGGCTCCCAAGCCATCGAGTAACTCAGCTTCTGACTGCACAGCTTCTACGACTGAGTTAAAGAGAGAGAGTAAACAAGAAAAAGCAGAGCAGATCAACAAGGATGAGAAAGTCATGAAAAGCGAGGACTATGAAGACCCTCTACAAAAACCTTTAGACCCTACGATAAAATACCAGTACCTAAGGGAGGAGGATTTGGAAGACGGCTCAAAGGGCGGAGGGGACATTTTGAAGTCACTGGAAAATACTGTTACCACCGCCATCAACAAAGCCCAGAATGGGGCTCCCAGCTGGAGCGCGTACCCCAGCATCCACGCCGCCTACCAGCTGTCAGAGGGCACCAAGCCTGCTTTGCCGATGGGCTCCCAGGTACTGCAGATTcgacccaacctcaccaacaagTTAAGGCCGATTGCACCCAAGTGGAAAGTAATGCCGCTGGTTTCTGTGCCCACAAGCCTGGCCCCATACACGCAAGTTAAGAAGGAGCCGGAAGACAGAGATGAAGTGGTGAAGGAGTGTGGGAAAGAAAGTCCCCACGAAGAGGCATCCTCTTGCAGCCACAGTGAGGGGGATTCTTTCTCCAAGTGTGAACCCCCTTCAGAATCCAAAAAGGCTGAGCCTTGTCCCCTGAAGGAGGAGGACAAGCGGATGAAAGAAGGTGGTGAGAAAGAGAAACCCCAGCCCTTGGAGCCAGCATCTTCCCTCAGCAACGGCTGTGCCCTCGCCCACCATGCTTCGGCCCTGCCGTGCATCAGCCCGCTCAGTGCCCTACAGTCTGTCCTGAACATTCACCTGGGCGAAGCCACGGAGCCCTTGCGCTCTCCCTCCCGCGCCAGCCCAAGCGCAAGCGCGATGGCGACGTTTCGTAAGTCGCATCTCAGTGTCACGGACAAACCGGTGCTGAGTCCTGTCTCCACGAGGCCGGCCAGCGTGTCCAGACGCTACCTGTTCGAGAACAGCGACCAGCCCATCGACCTGACCAAGTCCAAAAGCAAGAAGGCTGAGTCCTCGCAAGCACAATCCTGTACGTCCCCACCCCAGAAGCACGCTCTGTCCGATATCGCCGACATGGTCAAAGTCCTCCCCAAAGCCACCACCCCAAAGCCTGCTGCTTCCTCCAGGGTCCCTCCCGTGAAGCTGGAGATGGAGGTCAGGCGCTTCGAGGACGTGTCCAGCGAAGTCTCAACCTTGCATAAAAGGAAAGGCCGGCAGTCCAATTGGAACCCTCAGCATCTTCTAATCCTGCAGGCTCAGTTTGCCTCCAGCCTCTTCCAGACGTCGGAGGGCAAATACCTGCTGTCCGATCTGGGCCCACAGGAGCGAATGCAGATCTCGAAGTTTACGGGGCTCTCGATGACCACCATCAGCCACTGGCTGGCCAACGTCAAGTACCAGCTGAGGAAAACGGGCGGGACCAAGTTTCTGAAAAACATGGACAAAGGACACCCGATCTTTTACTGCAGTGACTGTGCCTCCCAGTTCAGAACCCCTTCTACCTACATCGGTCACTTAGAATCTCACCTAGGTTTCCAAATGAAGGACATGACCCGCATGGCCGTGGAACAGCAAAGCAAAGCAGAGCAGGAGATCTCCCGGGTGTCGTCGGCTCAGAGGTCACCGGAAACCATAGCTGGCGAAGAGGACACAGACTCTAAGTTCAAGT